Within Phycisphaerales bacterium, the genomic segment CGGTCAATCGGCTGGACCCCGGACTTGCTCTGGCGCGGTCATACGGGCGGCCACTTTGGTGCCACAGCGCGCGAGGTCATCGCGCACTCGATCGCGCCCGCCCTCGGGGCTCGCGGGGACTGGGCTGCGAAACCGTTGGGCGCCTAACCCTTCGCGGCTGTGGGGGAGATGGGCACCACACATGCGATTGTTCCCCCGGTGCGCGCACCACGCGTTGCGCAAATCGCAACTGCGTGGCACGCGCTGCGTCCTCTCCAATTCGTGGGGCGGGCCAGATCGGTACGCCAGCGGGACCCTGTCGCGCACGGGCGCCCCCACCGCTTACCCGCGTCCCATCTGCTGCGATGTATTCACCTGCTCACTCAGCCGCCTGCTCGGCGGCCGCAGACGGCGATTCTCAACCTCCCAGACGTAGCTGTGAATCGTCACCTCCTTCGGAATCAGGGGGGAGGCGCGCAAGAGCCGCACCTGCTCGATGCTTACCGCATCGACATCGCGAAAGGTTTTGATCCACTTGCCGAAGCCGCCTTTTTCGAGCTTCAGCTCCGGCAGCCCGGGGTCAAGCTGGACCGCGTCGGGGTCGATGCCGCGTTCACGTAAAGCCGTCGCAAGCGCATCACCCGTAGCCGTCATCATGCCGCATTCGGTATGGTTAACCACGATGATCTCTCGAGTGCCGAAGAATTGCGTCGTCAACATTGCCGAACGAATGGCATCATCCGTGACGAGACCACCGGCATTGCGGAAGACGTGGGCGTCCCCTTCACGGATGCCCAGCGCCTGCTCAATGGGCAGACGTTCGTCCATGCACGCCAATACCCACAACCGGCGATTGTTGGGTATCCCCTTCTGACGCCGCAGGGCCCAGGCCTCCTGCTCGGCATACTCCAGGTCGATCTGCTGATGCACCATCACGATACTCCTGTGCATGGATTCACGAAATCCGCAACCGATGCGGGGTTCAAAACGAAGAATTGTTCAGAGGGAAGCGAAACGGGTCACGCTGGAGCCGGGCTCTAACAGCCGCAACAGCACGAACACGCGGTGTGACGGCAACAAACGGTGCTGCTGCCGCGAGGTTCACAGGCGAATTGCATCTGACCTACGCACATGCGAGCTCTCATACCTCTTACGAGGCGTGGCCGCGTGGACTCACGCCATGCAGATGTTAGGCGGGTGCCGCGGCCAGTCAAGCCGGCCGGGGCACGGACCTCGTGTCACCGCTTGCGCGCCAGCATCAGCCCGTCGCCAATCGGCACCAAACTGCACGAGACGCGCTCGTCCGCGCGAATCTTCCGGTTGAGTGCATCAATGGCACGCACGTTGTCCCCCGCGGCTTCCGGCGCCACGACCCGGCCGTCCGACAAAGCGTTGTCGATGGCGACCAGGCCACCCGGTCGCAGCAGGCGCAGAGCCCGTTCGTAATAGGCGTCGTAGCCAACCTTATCCGCATCCAGGAAGGCAAAATCAAATGTCTCGGTCGCACCGCCCGCCAGGAGCGCGTCCAGCGTCTCCAGCGCCGGAGCGAGACGCAATTCTATCCGTTCAGCCACACCAGCCGCCGCCCAGTAGCGCCGTGCGATCGCGGTCCACTCCTCCGACACATCACAGCAGAGCAGGCGCCCATCCGGTGGCAGCGCCCGCGCCACGCATAGTGCGCTGTAGCCCGTGAATGTGCCGACTTCGAGCGCCCGACGCGCACCAATGGTCTCGATCAGGAGCGCCATGAATTGCCCCTGCTCAGGCGAAATCTGCATTTCGGCATTCGGCAGCCGCGCCGTCTCCTCCCGCAGTTGCCGTAGCAGCTCCGGTTCACGCAGCGTAGCCGTCACAAGGTACTCGTGCAGTTCACCCGCCAGTTGCAGCGTTCGACTCGACACGGCGACTCCTTCCCTGCGCGGAGGGTCCGGCTCCGACACCGATCCGATCTTAGGGCGCCGGATCCAGCTCCGCGAGCAACGCCAAGTCGTCGGCCGTCAGCGGCCCGAGGTCTGCGGCCACCACATTGTCGGCTACCTGTACCGCGGTCTTCGCCCCCGGAATCACCGTGTGGCAGGCCGCATGCGTCAGGCAGAAACGCAGTGCTACCTGGGATTGGGTCTGCGTGGGATAGCGAGCAAACAGCGGCTGCAGCGCTTCGAGCCGAAATAGATAGCTTTCCAGCTTGTCAGGTGACAGGTTCATGCCGCGATGATCGTCCGGTCCGAAGCGCGTGGCGCGCGTGAACTTGCCGGTGAGCAGGCCGAACAGCAACGGAATGCGCACGATGATTCCGAGGCCGTACTGCCGGGCCTTGGGGAGCAGCACCTCCTCGGCCGCACGCTCCAGCAGGTTATACCGCACTTGCAGGACATCCAGCTCGGCATGATGTGCATCGAGCACGGTCGCCTGCTCCGTTTCTTTGAACGACTGCACACTCAGCCCCGTGTAACGCACCTTGCCTTGGCGTCGCAGTGTGGCAAGCGCGTCCCAGGGTTCGTCGCGCTCCAGGTGCTCCAGATCGGGGCTGTGCAACTGGTACAGGTCGAGGGTGTCCACTCGCAGTCGCTGCAAGCTCTGCTCGGCCGCGAACAGCAGGTAGTCCTTCGCGTAATTCTGCCGGATGGGTCCGTAACCGGTGTCGTGGTCCTGGGCCGCAAAATAAAAATCGTTCCCGCCCTTGGTCGCGACCGTCAACGCCGGCCCACCGCGCTCCGCCAGAACCGCGGCAATCAGTTCTTCGGAATGCCCGAAACCATACGTATCCGCCGTGTCGAGGAAGGTCACGCCGGCATCGAGGGCGGCGTGCAGGGCTGCCTTGGAGACTGCGTCATCCGTCGGGCCCCAGTGGCTGCCACCGATCGCCCAGGCCCCGAATCCCACTGCGGATACCTGCGGGCCGCGAGAGCCCAATGGCACGTATTGCACGGTTACCTCCGCAATCTCTTGACGGTCGCGATCAACAGAACCAGCATAGTTACTTCCGGCCATGGTCGCCAAGGTAGGCCGATTTGACAGGCGCCCATGCCGAATCTAAACTGCCCCATCTACCCGTAAGTGGGCGTTGCGGCGCCCAAGCGCGCCGGTGTAGCTCAGTTGGCGAGAGCGCTTGACTGTGGATCAAGAGGTCCCGCGTTCGAATCGCGGCGCCGGCAATTTCCCCCTTTCTATTTGCGCTAGCCGCGATCGCCTGCCAACCGCCATTGGTTGAAGACGGCCGCGCAGCGAGCATTTGTTGAACGTCACCGCTACCTGCGGACCAGCCGAGGGTACACTGAAACCGTTCAGTTATCTCCTGTCCTCGACCGTCGGGTTTAAGGAGTAAGTGCGCCGAATGGCGCAGCAGAAAAACCCGCTCGGGTCGGGAAAACCTGCCTAATTCCCTTGCCTACCGATTCATTTCCGGGCATGATAACAGATGGATATATAATCCTGCTCTTCGGAGCGCCGCCGCAGTGCGTGTGCAGACTCACGAAATGTGTGGTCTGCGGTGATGCTTCGCAATGGGTCGTTCGATTGGCATCACCAAGCTCACTTCTTCGCCTGCGCAGCGCCACAGATTGCGAGGAACCATCATGCCCAGTGCTGCTTCTTCACGTTGCCCGCGCGTCCAAACCGTTTGCGGCTTCACGCTGATCGAGTTGCTCGTCGTGGTCGCCATCATCGCACTCCTCATCTCGATCCTGTTGCCCAGCATGGCCGCCGCGCGTGAACAGACCCGTTCCGTGAAATGCCTGGCCAACCTGCGTTCTATCGGCCAAGGCATCACGATGTATGCTCAGGATCAACGTGGCGTATTGCCCGGCCCGCTGCATCCTCCCATTTACCGCAATACGGGCTCGGCCATTCCGGGCGAAACGACCGTCGATGGCTTCCCCGTCATGAACCCCAATACCGAGCGACCATGGTTCCTTTTGGCGCGCCTCGCACCCGTGATGGCGAGTGGCCCGGATGATCTCCTGAAGTACGTCGACCTCGTAGGAACGTGCCCAACGGCGAAGCAGAAGAACACCGATTCCAATTTCCTGCCGAACGTGAATCAGAATCCGAGTTGGAGCCGGCCCTACAACTACCTGGTCAATTCCTGGAACAATACCGAACCGCGTTTCTACTTTGGCTGGACCAACATCGGCGTGACATGGGAGGGCTGGGTCAACGCTTATAACGCCAATCCGAACGGTACGGCGCAGCCGCCGAAGAAGTTGGATGCGGTGCGGCGGTCTGCCGAGGAGTGGGCAGTTGGGGATGCCTGGTGGGACTTCCGCCGGACTTTCATCGCTCCCGGCCAGTTCGCCGACCGAATGCTCGGCACCTGGCAACTCCTGACGTCGAACCCGACCACTTCAGCAAATATGTCGCACAACCCGCTGCCGCGGACTCCGTACCACCGTAATAACCGCGGTACGAACCTGGTTTACTTCGACGGGCACGCGGCGACGTTCGTCGGGATCGACGAATGGGCGCAGAAATTCCCGGCCAACCAGCCAACCCCGCCCTAGGCGGCCGGCAATGTGGTTCATCACTGCGTGCACGCGCACGCTTGCATTCGGCGATCGAGTGAGGTAGAGTGAGGCGTGGAGAAGGGAAAATGAACGGGGTCTCGACGGTCCCGTGAAAGTTGCAATTCAGCACCACATTCCCTTCCTGGTCCTGTGTGTATCGGCGTCCGTATGAGCCAATTTTGATGTCGTGACAAGGTCAGAAGTGGGCACTGCGTGGCAGCCACCGTGGAACGGTTGGGCTGTCGGCAGGCCGGCAATTCGCAAGAGAAGAAGGAGGCACGGAAATGAAGTCTTTCCTCGGTAGTCTGGCAGCGGTGGCCGTGTGCGCGACGATCGCGGTCGCGGACATCCCTTCGCTGCAAATTTCACTCGCAATCCGCGAGACCGGCACCGCCGCCGGCATCGGCGAGAATGGTGGCACCGCTGGTGGCATCGAGTTCGTCAATCTCGACGGCCAGACACTTTACCTGGACGGCACTTGGCAGCAGTTCTCGTGGCACCTTCCTACAGCGACGCTGACCGCGTTTGCGGCGCAACGGCGAACGGCATTCTCGAAGGATCCGCCGGGGTGATTGAGCACCTGCGGATTCGGAGCACGGGCGGTGCCGGGCCGTTCACGCTCTGGATGGATGACATCGCCAACTCGTACCGTCCGAGCCCCGTGGTCCCGCCGACTACCGTGAACTTCGGTTCGTTCGAAGGGTATGCGGACGGCGCGGAAGTGATTTTCCAGGAGCCGAGCTTCTCCGGTTCGACCTCCGGAAACGTGCTGCCCGGCAGCGTATCGGGTGTGGACAACACGGTGGCATACACCGGCAACGCCTCTTACAAGGTGGAGTATGGCTTTGTGGACGCCGACCCGAGCCGCTGGGTTCGCTTGACGACCTTCAACACACCGAACCTGCCGAATCCCACGATCTACTTCGATCGGGACAGCACGGTGACGATGTGGATCAAGGGCGTGCCCGAGCCAACGTCGCTGCTGCTGCTGGGACTGGGCGCGCTCGCGTTCATTCGCCGTCGCTAAGGACGACGGGCTGACCCCGCCGCGCGGGGAAGCGGGACGTCCGAACTTCGCCTGGGACTCCGCTCTGCCCGCGACGCGCTCTGCCGCGCCGGGCAGTGCGGGGTCCCTTGTTTTGTACAGCCGGATGCACCGACCAGGCCCGCAGGACGGGCGGGTTGAACGGGCCGGCCGTAGTGGCAGTAGAATCAGACGCAACTCGATTTCGCGCGCTTGGCCCGCTGGGCCAGCCACGCTCGCTATCAGGAGGTTTCACGATGCTGACCCGACTTTGTCGCGCGCTGCTCGTGGGCGGGGCCGCATGTCTGGCCGCGCCGGCAACCGCGCAATTCACTACCCTCGTCACCAACTTTGAGGTCCCGGCCTGGGATTTCCAGACGGAAATCCTCTTCCTCAATCCGGCGAATTCGACCTCTACGACTGGCCTGTCGCCCACGGACGGGAACAGTTCGTACATCTCGGTTGCCGGGCTGGATCCGTTTGTCGTCGTGAGCAGTGGCACGCGCGCCGCGGCTGTGTTCTGGGGGTTTACGAATCCCGGTGACCCGTCTTCGTGGGTCCGTCTGAGCACTTTCAATGCCCGCGAAATTCCCAATCCGGCCGTCCACCTTGAAGGCAAGGTGCGCTTCCGGCTCGCGGCCCGTGCATTCACGAGCAACACCTTTGCGACCCAAGTTCCAACCGGCAAGCTGCACCTGGGTATCGGCCTCCGCGAATCGGGTCAAGGCGTCCGCCTGGGTGGCAATGGCGGTACGGCTGGTGACGTGGAACAGGTTCTGGAGAGCCGCCTGCCGCTCATCTTCGCCGGCACCAACGGCCTCTGCGACACGACCATCGCGCCAGACAGCGACGACGTTCAGCTTGTCCCCGTGGGCAGCCCGGCCACTCCCGGCCAACCGGTCGTTGGCCCCGGTCCGGATGGAATCCTCCAAACGACGGCCCAGGGTGATGATGTCCTGCGAATCACGCCCATCGGCCTGTACGAGATCCCAACCGACGGCGTCATGCGCCTGTACGAATTCGATCTTGCAGCATTGCAGGCCTCAGAAAACATTTTCGGCCTGACGGGCGACGGCGACCTCGGAGCCACGCCGAACAATCGCGGCACACTGGATCATCTCGTGTTGACGAATGATCCCGGCAATGGGGCCGTGAATGCCAAAGTGTTTTACCTGAGCATCGACGATGTCGAGTTCGTGTCGCCGGTTCTCGATCCGCCGGCCATCGTCACGAACCCGGTCGCCCCGCAACCGCTGGCTGAAGTCGTCACGGTGCAGTTCGTGAAGGAAGCCGCCACGCTGGTCGAGATCGTACGGCTGGACAGCGCGCAGGTGGTCGGCAGTATCGTGCCACAGGGCGCCACCATCGTGGATGTGCCGACGACGCCGCTGCCGCCGCGTGTCAGCATCGTCGCGCGTCAGACGGTCGGTGGCAGCGTCAGCGACAATTCGGTGGCGGTGCCGATCGTCTCGCCCGGCAACGGTCCGCTACGTATCGCGATGGCGATTCGTGAGACGGCTCAGTATGACAATGGCTTGAACTGTGGCGATGATGGCACCGGCTTTGACCCCGATCAGCCCTCCACGCTCGAGTTCATCGGTTCGCAGACTCAGCAGGGCTTCGGAGTCCCGACCCCCCCACGCTTCGTACCGTCCCCGGAGTGGTTCGAGATCACCTTCGACCCCTGCGACGAGGTGTATGGTGTTGCGCAGTTCAGCGGCAACGGCGAGATCGATTTGCGTCCGGCACCCGAGCACACCAACGGCGTGTGGGAGGGGCTCTATTTCCGCATCGATGCTCAGAACCCGACGGTCGGGCCCTTCACGGTCTACCTTGACGACTTGGCGGTTAAGGATCGCGACGGCAACCTGATCTGCCTGGTTGACGACTTCGAAAGCTACGACGCAGGTGACTACATCATCGATCGCATCCTCAACGGCAACGGCATGGCCGATACCGTTGCAGCCGCTACGGACATCCAGGTTGTGCCGGTCGGCAGCCCGACGTTCCCCGGCCAGATCATCGTCGCTCCGGGTCCGGACGGCACACTGGAGACCATTCCCCAGGGCGACGACATCATTCAGCCGCTGCACGCCCGTTTCAGCTTCCCGGGCGTGTCGGGTACCAGTATCGGCCTCGCCGCGACGCCGAACCGCACGGCCGTCACTACCGAGGATGCATTCAGCGGGTCACAGGCGCTGCGGATCGATTTCGCGTTCCTCAGCGCGTCCAATCTGAGCAGCGTGCTGCGCCTGACGACGAACGGCTCGCTCGCGACGAATCCGCCGGAGCCGTTCGTGAACCCCGACTCGGTCATCCCGCTGAGTCTCGACGGCACGCTGTGTGACAATCCCAACAACCTGGTCTACAGCGTGATGGTGCGCCTGGCACCGCCACCGGTTCCGGCCGACTGCGATAGCGATGGCACGGTGGACATGTATGATGTGGCCTGCCTCCAGTTGTGCTTCCGTGAGTCGCCGCTGTCCGGCGGTTGCGCGATCTTTGACATCGCGCCGAACGGGGCACCTGATGGCGTGGTGAACGCCCTCGACTTCCAGTTGTTTACGTTCCTGCTGGTGGGTCCGTAGTTCTGCGGCCACCTGGCACACCAGGATCTTCGCCGGCCGTCCGACACCTGCCACGGTGCCGGGCGGCCGACGTGTTGGGGGGTGGCCCGGCGCGATCCCACCGCCCCTATTCGTTTCCCGCGCCCGCGCCGCTACGATTGCCGCTTCGGCCGGGTGGATAGTCTGCCGGCCTGCGTGCAGGAGGATGTGTACCGTGGGTGGATTGGTCGAGCCGCGGCTCATGCGGGGACTTCGCGACATCTTTCCCGAGGACATGCACGCGCGTCAGTGGATCATCGACACGATCCGCGGCGTGTACGAACTCTACGGTTACGTTCCGCTCGGTACTCCCGCGCTGGAGTTCTACGATGTACTCACCGGCTCGACCGGCGCTGAGAGCGAGAAGCAGCTCTTTCGTGTGCAGGGGCCGGAAGGCGAGGAGTTGGGGCTGCGCTTCGACCAGACCGTCGCACTGGCACGCGTCGTGGCACAGTACCCGGACCTCCCGCGGCCATTCCGCCGGTACCAGGTCGCACCCGTGTGGCGCTCCGACAACCCCTACGAGAAGCGCGGCCGCTTCCGCGAGTTTCTCCAGTTCGACATCGACGCGGTCGGCGTGGAGTCCGAAGCGGCGGACGTCGAGATGATCACGGCGATGTGTGACGCACTGCGGGCCTTGGAACCGGGTTCATTCCGCGTGCGCGTATCGAGCCGCCGGGTATTGAATCTCGTATTGCCTTATACCGGTATCCCTTCCGATCGCAGCCACGAGGTCTTCCGCGTGCTCGACAAGCTGGACAAGCTGGGCCCGGAGAAGGTGCGCCGCGAGCTCACCACCGGGTACGTGGATGAATCAGGCAGCCGCGTTCAGGGGCTCGGTTTCACCGACGACCAGGTCACACGACTGGAGCGTTTCCTCGCTGTCCGTGACCCTGCACGGGCCGGCGTGCTCGCGCAGCTCGGCGCGTTGTTTGGCGACTCGGCGGAGGTGGCCGCCGAACTCGCTCCGCTGGCACGGATTGATGCCCGGTTGACACGCCTCGGCTACGACGATGCCATCGTGCAGTACGATGTGAGCATCGCGCGTGGACTCGCCTACTACACCGGCACCGTCTTCGAAACGGAGCTACTCGACCTGCCGGAATTCGGCTCCATCTGTTCCGGCGGGCGGTACGATGACCTTGTCACGCGCTTCCTCGGCGAGCGGGTCCCGGCGGTCGGAACCTCGGTCGGCGTGGATCGACTGCTGATCGCCCTGCGTGAACTGGGACGGATTCCACCGCAACACCTCCCGAAGTCGACGGCCCAGGTACTGGTCACCGTCTTCGATCAGGAACTGCTCGATGGCTACCTGGCGATGACTTACGAACTGCGTCGCGCCGGTATCCGCACGGAGCTCTATCTCGGCACACAGAAACGCATTGGCAAGCAGATCCAGTACGGCGACCGTTACGAAGTGCCTGTGCTGGTCGTCTATGGGTCGGATGAGTTCACACGCGGCGAGGTTCAACTCAAGGACATGTCGGTCGGGCGGCAGCGCACCGCCCAGGTAGCCGCACGTGACCAGTGGCGCGCGGAGCGCCCGGGCCAGTTCAACGTGCCGCGTGCCGAGCTAGTGCCCGCCGTTAGGAAACTGCTTGCCGAGATCGAGGGCCAGCCATGACGACCGCCACTTGCCCCGCGGTCCCCGGACCCATCGTCCTCGATGGTGCATCGCTCACCCTCCCCGACCTCATCCGTATTGCCCGCGATCCGCGGGTGCCGGTGACTTGTGCGCCCGAGGCCCTCGCCGCCGTCGCCCGCGGCTGGGAGGAGATTGAACAGATCGTGGCCGCCTATCAGCTCGCGCTCGCCAACCAACAGCCGCTGCCGCGCGTCTACGGCGTCACGACCGGTTTCGGCGAGTTCAAGCACACACGCATCGAACCCGAGCACTTCGAGGAAATGCAACGCAACATTCTCCTCAGCCACTCTGTCGGGGTGGGTGAGAACGACGACGCGAACGATCCGATCAACTACTTTCCCGCCGAGGTGGTCCGCGCCACACTCGCCCTCCGCCTCAATGCGTTTCTGAAGGGGCATTCCGGTGTGCGGCCCACGCTCGTCGAGTGCGTCGCCCGCATGCTCAACCGCGGCATCGTACCGCTCGTGCCGATCCGCGGCTCCCTCGGCGCCAGCGGCGACCTCTGCCCGCTCGCGCACCTGTTCGTCGTCCTGCTGGGTGTGGGGCGCTACTTCATCGTTCGCGGTCCTGAAGATCTCGAGTACAAAACCTACGCGGGCGTCGAGCTGCGTGCTGCGGCCACGCAACTCGCCGCGGACCTTGGTTATGACATCCTGCCGACCCCGAGCTTCAAGGAAGGACTCGCACTCACCAACGGCGCCAACGTCTCCGCCGCCCTGCTTGCCCTGGCCGTCTTCGATGCCGAACGCCTCGCGAACAGCGCCGACGCCGCCGCCGCGCTCACCCTGGAGGCCATCTGCGGCCGGGCGCGGGCGCTTGATCCGCGCGTGCACGCCGCGCGTGGACTGGACGGCCAGTGTGACAGCGCCGCCAACCTGCGTGACCTGATTGGCGGCAGCCGCCTGATTGACGCCGCCGACGATGTGCAGGACTGCTACTCTGTCCGCTGTACGCCCCAGGTGCATGGTGCCACCCGCGACGCCATCGCCTTCGCTCGTATGATTGTGTCCCGCGAGTGTAACGCCGCCACCGACAACCCGCTCTTCTTTCCCGGCACCGGCGAACCGTGGGACAAGCAGACCTTCTTCGCCAACCGTCCTGGCAGTTTCGGCGATTTACACGCCTACTCCGCCGGCAACTTCCACGGTCAGCCGCTGGCACTCGCGGCCGACTTCCTGACCATCGCCGTAGCAGAGCTGGCGAATATTGCGGAACGGCGAACCCAGATGCTGCTGGACGCGCGGCACAATCGCAACCTGCCATCCAACCTGATCGCGCGCTGTGGCCTGAATTCCGGCTACATGATCGCGCAGTACACGGCCGCGAGCGTCGTCTCCGAAAACAAGGTTCTCGCGCACCCGGCGTCGGTCGATTCGATTCCTTCTTCGGCGAATACCGAAGATCACGTCTCCATGTCAACGATCGCCGGGCGGAAGCTGCGCACGGTACTGGGGAATACGCAGGCCGTGTTGGCGATCGAACTACTCGTCGCGGCGCAGGCGATTGATTGGCGCGTCGGGATGAAGCGCGACCCGAATCCCCACACGCCCGCCGACGACCAGCCCGGCTTCGCCCGCGGAAGTCTGAGCACGACGACCGAGGAGCAGGTTGCCTTCGAACTTGCGACGGCGCCAGCCAAGCGGGGGGAGATCGTCGCGTTTCTGGGGCGGGGCACGCGCGGGGCCTACCTGGCCGTTCGCGCAGTCGCCGAACCGATGTTGCGCGATCGCGTCCTCGAACCCGACATCCGCGCCGTGCGGCGCATCCTGCACGATGGACGATTTCTCGGCGCGGTGGAAGCGGACCTCGTCGCACCGCTGCGCGCCATCCTCCCCCTCAACCGTTCACCTGTGACGTAACCTGCGGGGCCTACTCGCCTGTGTCCCTATCGCATCCGCTGGGCGGTACGATTCCCCATGCCCCCATGCAACCCGTGGGGTCACTTGCCGCCTGGTTCCCGCCGTATCAGCACCGCCGTCAGGTCATCCGCCTGCGGCGCGCCTGCACTGAACCGGTTGATCTCCCCGTGCAACCCTTCGATGAACTCCTGCAACGGCACCGCTTGCCACGCCCCCAACAGCGCGCTTACACGCTCTTCTCCGAATTGCTCACCCTCCGGTGCGCTCGTCTCGTAGAACCCGTCCGTCAGCAGGATCGCCGCATCACCCGCCCCGAACTCGAACGACTCCGCGTCAAACTCCGCCCCATCCACCACGGCGAACGGAAAGCCGCCGGCTGGCCGCACTTCGATCTCGCTCCCACGTTGGAACAACAGCGGCCCCTGCCCCGCCGAAACATAATCCAAACGCTGCGCGTGTGGGTTCAGAATCCCCACGAAGGCCGTCACGAACCGCCCGTCCATCAGGTCCGCACACAGAATCCGGTTCACGTGCCGGGCCACCTCGGCCAGATTCGTCGTCACGGCCAGCAACGCGCGGATCAAGGAACGGCACTGGGCAATGACCAGTGCGGCCCCGATACCGTGCCCGGTCGCATCCGCCAGTAAAACCGCGAGTCGCCCGTCGGCGAGCGGGATGAAGTCGTAGCAGTCCCCGCCGGTCTCGTCGGCGGATGCGTTCCAGCCCGCAATCTCGTAACCTGGCAGCACCGGATTACCTTTCGGAAACAGGCGCTGCTGAATCTTCCGCGCGAGTTCCAGGTCACGGGCCATCCGCTGCTTGTGGGCATATTCCTCGAGCAGCGCGTAGCGATGAATCGCCACACCTGTTTGCGCGCTGAGCACGCGGGCCAGCTCCTCATCCTCAACCGTAAATGGCCCGCCATGTTTATTGAGCGCCTGCAACACGCCCATCAGCTCGCCGTGTGTATTCTCCAGGGGGAAGGTTAACAGGTTACGCGTCCGGAAGCCGGTCTGGCGGTCAATCTCCGGATTGAACTGGGGGTGTTGGTACGCATCCATGACTTTGACCACGGTTCGCAGCCCGGCGGCGGTTCCCGCGATACCACGGTCCGCCGGGAACCGAATCGACTCCGCACCTGTCGCCACGCGACTGTAGAGCTCGTTTTTCGGCCGGTCATAAAGGAAAACCGTGGCCCGCTCGCAATTCAGCACCGCGCAAGTCGCTTCGATGATCGTGCCCAGCAGTTCTGTGAGGTCGGTGGTCGCTCCCATCTGCCGGGAGATGTCGAGCAACCGTTGCAGGTCGGCGATTTTCGGGGACACAGCACCCATGGTGGGTAGCGTACGCAGCCCGCGCACAGGCGGCAAGGCGAAGCGGGCCCAGCTTTCGGACGCCGGGAACCCGGTTGGCAGGCGGTAACCTGCACACCCCAGCGATCTCACCCCCCGCCGCGCTCCAGCCGTATGATCGGCGTCAGCTCAAGAATGAAGGTGCGCTCACCGTGGCCGGGGAAGTGAACGCACGCGCGGGTCTGGCCGGGCGCCGGCCGGAGCCAGCGGATCTGCCCGACACCATAGGTCGTGTGCGCGACGATCGTCCCTGGACCCCACCCGAAATACGGCGAATCCGCCGGGGGCGCCACGCCCTCCGCCTCCGGCTCAGCCGCGGGCGCGCGCCGCAGCCGCGGGCGCCGCTTCAAGCGCTCAACCGCATCCGGCTCCACTGCCAGCGATTCCTGTTCGTCGGCCGTGCGTGCAGCGAAGCCCTTTCGCCGCGGCACCAGCTCCGCGGCCTCTTCCGGCGGTAAATCGTCCACGAGCGGTACGAAACCATCTGCGGCCGTCAACCCGCGCCCACCGAAGCGCAAGTCACTGTGTTTTTTCCAGCGCAGTGTCCCGTCATCCAGCTCATGCAGGAACTGGGAGGCCGGAAACGGCGTGTACCGCCCACGGATTTGCCGTTCCTGCACACGCGTCAGGTACAGCAGCTCACGTGCCCGTGTGAGCCCTACGAAGCACAGCCGGCGCTCCTCTTCCACATCGCCGTCGAGCTTCAGCGCGCGCTCATGCGGCAGCATGCCCTGTTCCAATCCGACCAGGAATACGACCGGAAATTCAAGCCCCTTGGCCGCATGGAGCGTCATCAGCATCACGCAGCCGGCCTGCTCGTCGACCGCATCCTGGTCACTGACCAAACTCACGTGGTGCAGGAAATCTTCGAGGGACGGCTCCTCCGCGTCGGTCTCGTAGTTCACAGCGGCCGTTACCAGTTCCTGCACGTTGGCCAGCCGGTCCTCGCCGCCGGAGTCGTGCTCAAGCTTGAATAGTTCCT encodes:
- a CDS encoding aromatic amino acid lyase; translated protein: MTTATCPAVPGPIVLDGASLTLPDLIRIARDPRVPVTCAPEALAAVARGWEEIEQIVAAYQLALANQQPLPRVYGVTTGFGEFKHTRIEPEHFEEMQRNILLSHSVGVGENDDANDPINYFPAEVVRATLALRLNAFLKGHSGVRPTLVECVARMLNRGIVPLVPIRGSLGASGDLCPLAHLFVVLLGVGRYFIVRGPEDLEYKTYAGVELRAAATQLAADLGYDILPTPSFKEGLALTNGANVSAALLALAVFDAERLANSADAAAALTLEAICGRARALDPRVHAARGLDGQCDSAANLRDLIGGSRLIDAADDVQDCYSVRCTPQVHGATRDAIAFARMIVSRECNAATDNPLFFPGTGEPWDKQTFFANRPGSFGDLHAYSAGNFHGQPLALAADFLTIAVAELANIAERRTQMLLDARHNRNLPSNLIARCGLNSGYMIAQYTAASVVSENKVLAHPASVDSIPSSANTEDHVSMSTIAGRKLRTVLGNTQAVLAIELLVAAQAIDWRVGMKRDPNPHTPADDQPGFARGSLSTTTEEQVAFELATAPAKRGEIVAFLGRGTRGAYLAVRAVAEPMLRDRVLEPDIRAVRRILHDGRFLGAVEADLVAPLRAILPLNRSPVT
- a CDS encoding SpoIIE family protein phosphatase — its product is MGAVSPKIADLQRLLDISRQMGATTDLTELLGTIIEATCAVLNCERATVFLYDRPKNELYSRVATGAESIRFPADRGIAGTAAGLRTVVKVMDAYQHPQFNPEIDRQTGFRTRNLLTFPLENTHGELMGVLQALNKHGGPFTVEDEELARVLSAQTGVAIHRYALLEEYAHKQRMARDLELARKIQQRLFPKGNPVLPGYEIAGWNASADETGGDCYDFIPLADGRLAVLLADATGHGIGAALVIAQCRSLIRALLAVTTNLAEVARHVNRILCADLMDGRFVTAFVGILNPHAQRLDYVSAGQGPLLFQRGSEIEVRPAGGFPFAVVDGAEFDAESFEFGAGDAAILLTDGFYETSAPEGEQFGEERVSALLGAWQAVPLQEFIEGLHGEINRFSAGAPQADDLTAVLIRREPGGK